The genomic region CCGGTCCTCATCTACGCGTTCGCCGCGGCCATCCTCGGCGGGCTCGAGTCGCCGTTCGGCGCCCTCGTCGGCGGCGTCGCCGTCGGCGTCATCGAGAACCTGGCGGGCACGCTCGTGCCGGCCGTCGGCGGGGAGCTGCGACAGGTCGTCGCCCTCGCCCTGATCGTGGGGGTGCTGCTTGCACGGCCGCAGGGCCTCTTCGGCCGGAAGGAGCTGGTGCGCGCATGACCACCACGACCCCCGTCCGCACGGTGGAGCACGCCGCCCCGCCCCGCGCGTCGCTCGTGGAGTGGCTGCGCCGTCCCCGCGCCGCCCTGAATCCGCCGGTCTGGCTGCGCTGGACCGTCGGCCTGGGATCGGCCGCCGCCTTGCTCGCCCTGCCGCTGGTGAATCCGTCGTACATCAACCAGACGGTCACGCTCGTCATGATCTGGACGATCGTGGGCCTGGGGCTCAACCTGCTGGTCGGCTTCGGCGGCCAGGTCTCGCTCGGACACTCGGCGTTCTTCGCGATGGGCGCCTACAGCGTCGCGCTGGCCGGCCAGGCCGGCTGGCCGCATCCGCTGACGCTCGTCGTGGCGGGCGCCGTGCCCTTCGTCATCGGATACCTGATCGGGCTGCCCGCGCTGCGCCTCAAGGGGCTGCAGCTGGGCCTGGTCACCCTCGCGATGGCGATCGCCACCCCGTCGGCGATCCGGGCGATGGGAGACCTCACGCGCGGCAACCGCGGCATCGCGATCGATGCGGACCCGCCGGCATGGGTCGCCCTCGAGCACGACCAGTGGGTGTTCTACCTGGCGCTCGCGTGCGCCGGCATCGCCTACCTCGTCACCCGCCGCCTCGGGCGGGGGCGCCTGGGCCGGTCGTTCGTGGCCGTCCGCGATGCGGAGCTCGTGGCCGAGACGCTGGGCGTCGACGTGTGGCAGACCAAGACGCGCCTCTTCGCGGCATCCGCGGTCTATGCCGGCGTCGCCGGCGGCCTCTACGCGCTGCTGCTGGAGTTCATCGGCCCCGAGAACTTCGGCCTGGCGATGTCGATCTCGTTCGTCACCCTCATCGTGGTGGGCGGCCTCGCCACGGTGCCTGGCGCCGTACTGGGTGCGCTGTTCGTGCAGTACGTGCCCACGTGGACCTCGGCGCTCAGCACATCGGCGACGGGTGTGACGTACGGCGTCGTGCTGATGGTCTTCGCGTTCTTCGTGCCCTACGGCCTCGTGGGCCTGCTGCGCGGCATCCTCGCTCCGGCGGTCGACAGACTGCCCGGTCGCCGCCCCGGCCGCGCCTGACGCCGCCGCGCCGGTAGCGTTGTCCTGCGCGGAAGGAGCCACCGATGCCGAGGAACGCACCGCTGCCGGTCGATCCGATCGCCGAGGCCAAGCGCCAGTGGATCGCCCACGGCTGGGAGGACTCCGCCGGCGGCATGACGCTCGTCACGTCGATCATGCGCGCCCACCAGCTTCTGCTGGCACGCATCGACGCGACGCTGAAGCCGTTCGGACTGTCGTTCGCGCGCTACGAGATGCTTCGCCTGCTCGCCTTCACGCGGCAGGGGCGGATGCCGATGGCCAGCGCCATCGCCCGCCTGCAGGTGCACCCCACGAGCGTGACCAACACCGTCGATCGCCTCGTGCGCGACGAGCTCGCCGAGCGCGAACCGCACCCCGTCGACGGGCGCGCGGCGATGCTCGTGATCACCGAGGCGGGCCGCGACCTGGTCGAGCGGGCGACGGCGGCGCTGAACACGAACGTGTTCGAGAGCCCGGGCATGGCGCCGGAGGAGACCGCCGAGGTGGTGCGCCTGATCGCGCGGCTGCGCAAGGGCGCCGGCGACTTCACCGATCCGCGCCCGCAGCCCGAGCCGCTCTAGCCGCCCCGCACGGCCCCCGCACGGCCCCCGGCCGCAGCCCGAGCCGCCGCGGGGTTCCGCACCCACCCCGCCCGGGCCCCCGGCCGCAGCCCAAGCCGCCGCAGGGTTCCGCACCCGCCCCTTCGCCGGCTCCCACCGTGCGCGAATTCAGGCAGATCGCGACGACACGCCGAGCGGTCACGGCGCGTCGCGCGACCCTGCCTGAGCTGTGACACCCGGCCGAGGCGTCGGGCGACGCGGGGCGCGGGGCGCGGGGCGCGAGCTCAGCCGTACCGGAACCGCGGGGCGCGAGCTCAGCGGTTCCGGAACTCGGGCGCGCGCTTCTCGCGGAACGCGGTCATGCCCTCTTTCTGGTCCTCGGTGTCGAACAGCGCCGCGAACGCGTGCTTCTCGAACCGCAGGCCCTCGGCCAGCGGCGTCTCCATCGCCGCGTCCAGCGCCGCCTTGGCCGCGTACAGCGACGGGAGTGACTTCGACGCGATCGTGTCGGCGACCTTCGCGGCCTCGTCGAGCAGCTCGGACGCCGGCACCACGCGCGCGACGAGGCCCGAGCGCTCGGCCTCGGCGGCATCCATCATGCGCCCGGTCAGGATCAGGTCGGCCGCCTTCGAGTACCCCACGGCCCGCATCAGGCGCTGCGTTCCGCCCATGCCGGGGATCACGCCCAGGTTGACCTCGGGCTGACCGAACTTCGCCGAGTCGGCGGCGAGGATGATGTCGCACATCATGGCGAGTTCGCACCCGCCGCCGAGGGCGTAGCCCGATACGGCCGCGATGACGGGCGTGCGCACATCAGCGAAGCGCGACCAGTCGCCGAAGTGGTCGCCGACGAGCATCTCGAGCCCGGACTTGGACTCCATCTCCTTGATGTCGGCGCCGGCGGCGAACGCGCGCTCCGAACCGGTGACGACGATCGCGCCGATCTGCTCGTCGGCGTCGAAGGCGGATGCCGCCGCCACGACGTCCCGCATGACCTGCGAGTTCAGGGCGTTCAGGGCCTCGGGGCGGTTCAGGGTGATCCACCCCACGCGTCCGCGCGTCTCGACGAGGATCGTGGCGTACTCGGTCATGCGGCTCCCTCAGGCGTCGGTGCTGTCGGCGCGGATCGTGGTGATGATCCCAGAGAAATCCTGCCCCGCGCCCGGGCCGTTCGCGAATTCACGGTAGATCTCGCGGGCCAGCAATCCCATGCGCGCCGATACGCCCGTGGCGTCGATGGCGTGCTCGGCGAGACCGAGGTCCTTGTTCATGAGCGCCCCGGCGAAGCCCGGCTGGTAGTCGCGATTGGCCGGACTCGTCGGCACGGGTCCGGGAACGGGGCAGTTCGTCGTCAGCGCCCAGCACTGCCCCGACGCGTTCGAGGCGACGTCGTACAGCGCCTGGTGGCTGAGCCCCAGCCGCTCCCCGAGCACGAAGGCCTCGGCGACGGCGATCTGCGACACCGCGAGGATCATGTTGTTGCAGACCTTCGCGGCCTGGCCGAGCCCCGCTTCGCCGCAGTGCACGATGCGCCGGCCCATCGCTTCGAGGATCGGCTGCGCCGCAGCGAAGTCCGCGGCGACGCCCCCCACCATGAAGGCGAGCGTGGCGTTCTCGGCGCCGACGACTCCCCCCGAGACCGGGGCGTCGAGGCACCGGTGGCCGGCGGCTTCCGCGAGCGCGTGCGCCTGGCGCGCCTCGTCGACGGCGATCGTCGAGCACTCCAGGAACAGTGTTCCCGGCGTCGCGACGTCCAGGAGCCCCGGGACTCCGTCGACCCCGCGATAGGCGTCCAGAACCTGCGCGCCGGTCTGGAACATCGTGATGACGACCTCGGCACCGCCGGCCACGGCATCCGTCGCCGACTCTGCCACCTCGAGCCCCTCGGCGCGGGCGGCATCCCGTGCGACGTCGACGACGTCGAAGCCCACCACCTCGTGCCCTGCGTCCGTGAGGTTGTGCGCCATGGGGCGCCCCATGTGCCCCAGGCCCAGGAATGCGATCCTCATGTCACGCCTCCAACAGCGCGCGCCCGATGATCACGCGCATGATCTCGTTGGTCCCCTCGAGGATCTGGTGCACCCGCAGATCGCGCACCACCTTCTCGATGCCGTAGTCCTGCAGATAGCCGTAGCCGCCGTGCAGCTGCAGGGCCTCGTTCGCGATGCCGAACCCGGCATCGGTGGCATACCGCTTCGCCATGGCGCACTGCATGGAGGCGTCCGGCGCCTTCGCGTCGAGCGCGGCGGCGGCATCCCGCACGAGCGCTCGGGCGGCGCGCAGCTCGGTCGCCATGTCGGCGAGCTTGAAGACGACAGCCTGCTTGTCGGCCAGCGGCTCGCCGAACGTGAACCGCTCCTTGACGTATCGGGTCGCTCGGTCGAGCGCCCACTGCGCCCCGCCGAGCGAGCAGGCCGCGATGTTGATGCGGCCGCCGTCGAGCGCCGACATCGCGATCTTGAATCCCTCTCCCTCGCCACCGAGCATGTCGCCCGCGGGAACCCGCACCTCGTCGAGGATCACCTGACGCGTGGGCTGCGCGTTCCAGCCCATCTTGCGCTCCTTGGCCCCGAACGAGAGCCCGCGTGCACCGGCCGGCACGAGGAATGCCGTGATCCCGCGCGCCCCCGGCTCGCCGGTGCGCGCCATCACGATGTAGACGGCTGCCTCACCGGCGCCCGAGATGAACTGCTTGACACCGGTGATCACGTAGTCCTCGCCGTCCCGGATGGCGGTCGTGGTGATGGCGGCGGCGTCCGAACCGGCCCCCGGCTCGGTGAGGCAGTAGCTGCCGAGGTCGCCCATCGACACCAGCCGCGGCAGCCATCCGTGGCGCTGCGCCTCGGTGCCGTACGTGTCGATCATCCACGCGACCATGTTGTGGATCGACATATAGGCCGCCATCGTGGGGTCGCCCTCGGCGAGGGCCGCGAAGATCTCGACGGCGTCCGACCGGCTCAGTGCTGTGCCGCCGACGTCCTCCCGAATGTAGATGCCTCCGAGCCCCAGCTCCCCGGCCATCCGAAGGGTGTCCCGCGGGAAGTGCCCGACGGCGTCCCACTCCTGTGCGTGGGGCGCGAGCTCGGATGCGGCGAAGTCGCATACGGCCTCCAGGATGGCGGCGCGCTCGTCGGCGCTGACAGCGGATGCGGCGGGCGGGGTGATCGTCATCGACACCGGTGCTCCTTCGTTCGTGCGGGGCGCCCTTGTGGGGCATCCTGCCGCTGCAGAGTGTGCCGTCATGGGCACCGTGCTCATTTTACATGGACTTCCAACTATATAAATGGGAGTCCGTTCATCCACGTCGTTCCCCTGCCGTTCACATCGATTCCATGTGCGCTCGCTACGAACGGAGGCATGCGCGCGACCCGCGCGCAGACGAGGACCCGACGAATCCGAGGACACCGATGCCTTCATCACTGCACCGCCGCACCGTGACCGCGGGTGCGGCTGCTGTCGCCGCCTGCACGCTCGCGCTCACGCCGCTCGCCGCGAACGCGGCGATCGTCG from Microbacter sp. GSS18 harbors:
- a CDS encoding acyl-CoA dehydrogenase family protein, producing the protein MTITPPAASAVSADERAAILEAVCDFAASELAPHAQEWDAVGHFPRDTLRMAGELGLGGIYIREDVGGTALSRSDAVEIFAALAEGDPTMAAYMSIHNMVAWMIDTYGTEAQRHGWLPRLVSMGDLGSYCLTEPGAGSDAAAITTTAIRDGEDYVITGVKQFISGAGEAAVYIVMARTGEPGARGITAFLVPAGARGLSFGAKERKMGWNAQPTRQVILDEVRVPAGDMLGGEGEGFKIAMSALDGGRINIAACSLGGAQWALDRATRYVKERFTFGEPLADKQAVVFKLADMATELRAARALVRDAAAALDAKAPDASMQCAMAKRYATDAGFGIANEALQLHGGYGYLQDYGIEKVVRDLRVHQILEGTNEIMRVIIGRALLEA
- a CDS encoding branched-chain amino acid ABC transporter permease, whose protein sequence is MTTTTPVRTVEHAAPPRASLVEWLRRPRAALNPPVWLRWTVGLGSAAALLALPLVNPSYINQTVTLVMIWTIVGLGLNLLVGFGGQVSLGHSAFFAMGAYSVALAGQAGWPHPLTLVVAGAVPFVIGYLIGLPALRLKGLQLGLVTLAMAIATPSAIRAMGDLTRGNRGIAIDADPPAWVALEHDQWVFYLALACAGIAYLVTRRLGRGRLGRSFVAVRDAELVAETLGVDVWQTKTRLFAASAVYAGVAGGLYALLLEFIGPENFGLAMSISFVTLIVVGGLATVPGAVLGALFVQYVPTWTSALSTSATGVTYGVVLMVFAFFVPYGLVGLLRGILAPAVDRLPGRRPGRA
- the mmsB gene encoding 3-hydroxyisobutyrate dehydrogenase, with amino-acid sequence MRIAFLGLGHMGRPMAHNLTDAGHEVVGFDVVDVARDAARAEGLEVAESATDAVAGGAEVVITMFQTGAQVLDAYRGVDGVPGLLDVATPGTLFLECSTIAVDEARQAHALAEAAGHRCLDAPVSGGVVGAENATLAFMVGGVAADFAAAQPILEAMGRRIVHCGEAGLGQAAKVCNNMILAVSQIAVAEAFVLGERLGLSHQALYDVASNASGQCWALTTNCPVPGPVPTSPANRDYQPGFAGALMNKDLGLAEHAIDATGVSARMGLLAREIYREFANGPGAGQDFSGIITTIRADSTDA
- a CDS encoding enoyl-CoA hydratase, whose protein sequence is MTEYATILVETRGRVGWITLNRPEALNALNSQVMRDVVAAASAFDADEQIGAIVVTGSERAFAAGADIKEMESKSGLEMLVGDHFGDWSRFADVRTPVIAAVSGYALGGGCELAMMCDIILAADSAKFGQPEVNLGVIPGMGGTQRLMRAVGYSKAADLILTGRMMDAAEAERSGLVARVVPASELLDEAAKVADTIASKSLPSLYAAKAALDAAMETPLAEGLRFEKHAFAALFDTEDQKEGMTAFREKRAPEFRNR
- a CDS encoding MarR family transcriptional regulator produces the protein MPRNAPLPVDPIAEAKRQWIAHGWEDSAGGMTLVTSIMRAHQLLLARIDATLKPFGLSFARYEMLRLLAFTRQGRMPMASAIARLQVHPTSVTNTVDRLVRDELAEREPHPVDGRAAMLVITEAGRDLVERATAALNTNVFESPGMAPEETAEVVRLIARLRKGAGDFTDPRPQPEPL